Proteins encoded by one window of Lutibacter sp. A64:
- a CDS encoding acyltransferase codes for MNYSCHKLADVQTTKIGVKTRIWQFVVILKDAIIGENCNINAHVFIENKVHIGNNVTVKSGVQIWDGITIEDDVFIGPNVTFTNDLVPRSKQYPESFLQTIIKKGASIGANATIIAGNTIGEYAMVGAGAVVTKSIGNNELWLGNPAKLSSYVTNEGRILDLNLRDKVTKEIYLWEENKLVKQHD; via the coding sequence ATGAATTATAGCTGTCATAAATTAGCCGATGTACAAACTACTAAAATTGGAGTAAAAACAAGAATTTGGCAATTTGTTGTAATTTTAAAAGATGCTATTATTGGGGAAAACTGCAATATAAATGCACATGTGTTTATAGAAAATAAGGTTCATATTGGAAATAATGTAACTGTAAAATCAGGTGTGCAAATTTGGGATGGCATCACAATTGAAGATGATGTTTTTATAGGGCCTAATGTAACATTTACGAATGATCTTGTGCCGCGATCTAAACAATATCCTGAATCATTTTTACAGACAATTATTAAAAAAGGAGCTTCTATTGGAGCAAACGCTACAATTATTGCAGGGAATACCATTGGTGAATATGCCATGGTAGGTGCAGGAGCTGTAGTAACAAAATCAATTGGAAATAATGAATTGTGGTTAGGGAATCCTGCAAAACTTTCAAGTTATGTAACCAATGAAGGTAGGATATTAGACCTCAATTTGAGAGATAAAGTTACTAAGGAGATATATTTATGGGAGGAAAACAAATTAGTGAAACAGCATGATTAA
- a CDS encoding sugar 3,4-ketoisomerase: MKVTNNTVKDCKVIDVSKIQNDAGNITVVENGKKLPFVVKRIFYLYDIPGGEDRGAHAHKACHQFLVAASGSFEVKLDDGKFTKTVFLNQPNKGLHIPPGIWASEINFSSGSICLVLASHTYNESDYIREYQEFLDYKR; this comes from the coding sequence ATGAAAGTAACAAATAACACTGTTAAAGATTGTAAGGTTATTGACGTGTCTAAAATTCAAAACGATGCAGGTAATATTACTGTTGTAGAAAATGGAAAAAAATTACCATTTGTAGTAAAAAGAATTTTTTATTTATATGATATTCCTGGGGGTGAAGATAGGGGAGCACATGCACATAAAGCTTGTCATCAGTTTTTAGTGGCAGCTTCTGGAAGTTTTGAAGTTAAATTAGATGATGGGAAATTTACAAAAACAGTATTTTTAAACCAACCAAACAAAGGTTTACACATACCACCCGGAATTTGGGCTTCTGAAATCAATTTTTCATCAGGCTCAATTTGTTTGGTATTAGCTTCACATACTTATAATGAGAGTGATTATATACGAGAATATCAAGAATTTTTAGACTATAAAAGATGA